In the Panthera uncia isolate 11264 chromosome D2, Puncia_PCG_1.0, whole genome shotgun sequence genome, one interval contains:
- the IFIT5 gene encoding interferon-induced protein with tetratricopeptide repeats 5, with protein sequence MSEIPKDSLKALLLELECHFTWNLLKEDIDLFDVEDTIGQQLEFLTTKSRLTLYNLLAYVKHLKGQNQDALECLEQAEEIIRREHSDKEEIRSLVTWGNYAWVYYHMDQLKEAQKYIDKIANVCKKLSSPSNYKLERPEIDCEKGWALLKFGGKYYQKAKAAFEKALEVEPDNPEFNIGYAITVYRLDDSDREGSIKSFSLGPLRKAVTLNPDNSYIKVFLALKLQDVHAEAEGERYIEEILDQISSQPYVLRYAAKFYRRKNSWDKALELLKKALEVTPTSSFLHHQMGLCYRAQMIQIKKATRNRPKGKDKLKVDELITSAISHFKAAVERDSMFAFAYTDLANMYAEGGQYSNAEDIFQKALRLENITDDHKHQIHYHYGRFQEFHRKSESTAIHHYLEALKVKDRSSLRTKLTSALKKLAIKRLGHNASDVQSLSALGFVYKLEGEKRQAAEYYERAQKVDPENAEFITALCELRLSI encoded by the coding sequence AGTTAGAATGTCACTTTACATGGAATTTACTTAAGGAAGACATTGACCTGTTTGATGTGGAAGATACAATTGGGCAACAGCTTGAATTTCTTACCACAAAATCCAGACTCACTCTTTATAACCTATTGGCCTATGTGAAACACCTaaaaggccaaaatcaagatgccCTAGAATGCTTGGAACAAGCAGAAGAAATAATCCGGCGAGAACATTCAGACAAAGAGGAAATACGAAGTCTGGTCACTTGGGGAAACTATGCCTGGGTATATTATCACATGGACCAGCTCAAAGAAGCTCAGAAGTATATAGACAAGATAGCAAACGTTTGTAAGAAATTGTCTAGTCCTTCTAACTACAAGTTGGAGCGTCCTGAGATTGACTGTGAAAAAGGGTGGGCACTCTTGAAATTTGGAGGAAAGTATTACCAAAAGGCTAAAGCAGCTTTTGAGAAGGCTTTGGAAGTGGAACCTGACAATCCAGAATTTAACATTGGCTATGCCATCACGGTGTATCGGCTGGATGATTCTGACAGAGAGGGGTCTATAAAGAGCTTTTCTCTGGGTCCTCTGAGGAAAGCTGTTACCCTGAACCCAGATAACTCCTACATTAAAGTTTTTCTGGCACTAAAGCTTCAAGATGTACATGCAGAAGCTGAAGGGGAAAGGTATATTGAAGAAATCCTGGACCAAATATCATCCCAACCTTATGTCCTTCGTTATGCAGCCAAATTCTACAGGAGAAAAAATTCCTGGGACAAAGCTCTTGAACTTTTGAAAAAGGCCTTGGAGGTGACACCAACCTCTTCTTTCCTGCATCACCAGATGGGACTTTGCTATAGGGCACAAATGATCCAAATCAAGAAGGCCACGCGCAACAGACCTAAAGGAAAGGATAAACTAAAAGTTGATGAGCTAATTACATCTGCTATATCTCATTTCAAAGCAGCTGTGGAAAGAGACTCTATGTTTGCATTTGCCTACACGGATCTGGCCAATATGTATGCTGAGGGAGGCCAGTATAGCAATGCTGAAGACATTTTCCAGAAAGCCCTTCGTCTGGAGAACATAACTGATGATCACAAACATCAGATCCACTATCACTATGGCCGCTTTCAGGAATTTCACCGCAAATCAGAAAGTACTGCTATCCACCATTATTTAGAAGCCTTAAAGGTCAAAGACCGGTCGTCCTTACGCACCAAATTGACAAGTGCTCTGAAGAAATTAGCTATCAAGAGACTTGGTCACAATGCTTCAGATGTGCAGAGTTTAAGTGCCCTAGGGTTTGTTTACAagctggaaggagaaaagaggcaagCTGCTGAGTACTATGAGAGGGCCCAAAAGGTAGATCCAGAAAATGCAGAATTCATTACCGCTCTCTGTGAACTTCGACTTTCTATTTAA